A window of Desulfobulbus oralis genomic DNA:
TGTTCTTCAAGTGGATCAAACAGCACCTGAAGGTGAAGAGCTTCGTGGGCGGTAGCATGAACGCGGTGCGGACGCAGCTGTGGATCGCGTTGTGCGCGTATCTTCTGGTGGCCTTCATCAAATTTCGCAGTCGCCTGGGGCAATCTATCCTGCAGGTTTTACGGCTTGTTCAGCTCAATTTGTTTGAACGGCGGGATTTAGACGAACTTTTTTGTCCGGAAAAACAAAAAATACCATTACACAACAACCAGTTATCGCTATTCCAAATTTAGTGGGACAGCAGTGGTGCAAAATGAGTTTTTCTATATTCCTTTGCTCTGTCAAACGCACATTCCTTTCCAGCTTTTATTTGATCTACAGTAGCCGGTGATTGATTTTTATAAACTTGTCCTTTTCCTTTTTTATATAAATAATAACTTGATGTTAAAAAAAGATGCACTGAGCGCATCAAGTTCACCTGATGATGTGATAAAATAAACGTATAAGTAGTGTTCAGCATTTTAAATCCTGAACTATCATTTGCATAATTATTTCTACACCTATCAACAACTGCTTGCTGCCAAGTCTTTTCTGGATCTTAAAATTTATCGAGATATTGCTGAGCTATTCCTTCCTCTTAAAATCTTTCATCCATAATCTTACCTTTGGTTAGAGATAGTAAATCTTATTAAAAATAAAATATGTTTATTATATGCATATAAATATTATTATATGCATAATTGGAATTGATACCACCATAATAATAAAACATTTCTCTACTACTCTACTAATCATCTTCAATTTATACATAAAGAAAGTATATGTAAATAAAATTGTAATATATGTATAGAAAAATATAGGATCAAAAACTAGCGCAGCTGGAAACATTATGATACCATACCACCACAGCATAAAACCAATAGCTATTGAGATAAAACGTAAAATTTTACTTAATGAAAGGTGCATTTTTTCACCTCCAAGCGGGGCGTTTGAAGATATGAGGGCAGAATCTAGCTGTAAATGCACCACCCTCGAAAAAGAAGAAATAGTTGAAAGGACAAGGCGACATTTTGGTCGGGTTGACAGTATCAAACACCAACCAGCCAGAAGGAGGCAGTGCCTTCAAATTGCAAGTGCGCCTATTGATAATTCCTAACAATCAATTCTGAGGTTTTTCTTCATTTGTTGTCATACGCTGATGCCTCCGCCCGACAATGGGGTTGCCAAGTTCACTTTCATTGAAGCAAATTCTTGGGTATTTGCAATCCGTTATTTGCAATGTCGGCCGGAAAAAAACAGAGCCTGAAGCCGGAAAAGTAGCCCGGCTATCCCGCAAGCGACAGGCATTGCTCCGGGTAGTAGTCATCCGCAAAGCGACTGGCCACATCCGCCACCCCGTCCCAGGTGAAAATAATTTGCTCCTTGAATTTACAATCTAAAGGCAACAGGAGGGGTTGGGAGAAGATAAAAAGCCCATAGACGGCAGTTATTCGCCAGAATGAGATTTGCAAGCACAATCAGCGAAGGAGACTGACACCTGTGGGCAACAAGCATCTTACAGCAACAGAGGGTGTGCGAAACGATAATGTTCTACGGATTGTAGAAGGTCTGAACAAGTGCCCCAGAAAGTGTCTTGGCTTTCGTATCCCTCGGGAGGCCTTTATCAATTTGCCTGTTGCTTTTGGATTGACAATCTAGGAATTAACATTTTATGTTTTTCTTGTTACTTATTTTTATTCTTATGCCTATTGCTAACTACAGGACCCATAATTTTATTTCCTAACCAAGCTATAGGAATAAGAGCCTCCTCCAGAAAGAATTCATGAAAATAATGATATTTTTCAATGAACATCATCTTTCCTAAGACAAAATAAACCATTATTACGCCGCAGACAGCATAACAACTATAAATTATATTTGATATTTTTAAATTAAAATCAATAGGTTTATTTATTTTAATAGAAATATACTCTACAAAAATTAAAATAATTGCCAAAGTAAATATTAAATTATTAATATTAACTATAATAACAAAGATATTAACAATATTATCTTTCAGGAAGAACATGATTAAGTGGGAGTATCTTTTAAAAAATATTGCTGCATAGCAGCCCGTTGGAAACTATATTTCAGGTTCCAAACTACAAGAATTGCAAATTTTAAATGACGCAGAATCAGTGAGTAGCTCTTCAGCCTTACGAGGTTTTTTACTCGCCATGCGCATTGCAGTGACTTTTTCAACGGATTGGCAAGATGTATAACTATGAGATGCCAGAAAAGAAGAAAGAATGTTACTGCAAAGCATCCATACAATTCAATATCTTTATTCATTGCATATCCTATTTATTTAAATATTTCAATTTTAATTTGGTAGCATATTATTACAAAGAAATAAAGTCCGAATATATAATCAGAATAGTCTCTATACTGGAATGCCAAGGGATAGTATAAAGCAAGCATGATGACAAGCAACTTTCTCTCTTGCGTAAGCCTCATTTTAGATTCACTCTTTACGACTTTGACAATTTTCGAGAGTCCACCTTTAGGTTTTTCTTCATTTGTTGTCATACGCTGATGCCTCAGCCCGAATTCCTGTCTTGCTCATCCCGGCCCTGCATCCCGCCGGCGATGAGGCTGCCAAGTTCACTTTCATTAAAGCAAATTCTTGGGGGTATTTGCAATCCGTTATTTGCAATGTCGGCCGGAAAAAAACAGAGCCTGAAGCCGGAAAAGCAGCCCGGCTATCCCGCAAGCGACAGGCATTGCTCCGGGTAGTAGTCATCCGCAAAGTTACCGGCCAGCTCCGCCGCACCGGCCCAGGTGAAAACAATGTGCTCCAAAAGGCCTGTCGGACTGTTGCATCCGCAATTTTTTAGCTGAGACAGGACAGTCTCCGGGCTTCCAGCCCCGGAGCGTGCGTCCTGCCCCTGAATCAGGGGACTTGCCCATGTCGCCCCCCGGTACCGGCCAAAGGCAGCGGACCGTTCCTGCCTCATCCCCGCCAAGGGGGCTGGCAGCCTCAGCCGTTTCGCTTGTGCCACATCACAAAGAAGACCGAACCCACAGTGAGGCAGGAGGCCAGCACCATCTGGCTGTTCACGCTCTCGCCGCCGATCTGCCAGCCCAGGACAAGACCAATCACCGGCACCACGTATTCATAGGAAACCGCAGTGGCAATGGAGGTGTGTTTCAGGAGCCAGAAATAACTGGAATAGGCCAGAATGGCCCCGCCGATCACCATCCACGAAAAGGCGGCCAGTACGGAGGGCCTGAGATTTTCCCAATGCACCATGCTGGCCTCGCCGCAGACAAAGGCCAGTGCCAGAGATTCCAGCCCGCCCATGAGCAGGAGCAGGGCGCAGGATTCCAGCGGCGAGAGCCGGGTGGGCAGGTTGCGTCCCCGCATGAAAAGCGAGCCGGCCACCCAGCCGAAAGTGGCGAGCAGCACCCAGAGCATGCCGCCTGGCGTGCTTTTGATGCCGCTGCCCGCCCCATGGCTGGTCGCCAGCAAGACCAGCCCGAGCAGCCCGGTGGCCAGACCGAAGCACTGCGGGAGCGAGGGCCGCTTTTCGCCGGCAAAGAGCCAGGCCGCCACCAGCATGGTGATGGGCGTGCTGCCGGAGATGACCGCAGCCACCGTGCTGTCGATGCTCATCTGGCCCTTGCCGAGAAAACCGCTGGCCATGACAACGAGCGGCACCCCATAGCCGGCGGCATGCCGCCAGTCGGCCAGGGCGGGAAAGCGCCAGCGGCCCGTGAGCATCAGCATCAGGCAGAGCAGAAAGCCGCCCAGCCCCATGCGGGCGCCGCAGGTGGTAAAGGGCCCCAGCACCTCCAGGGTGAATTTCAGGCCGATATAGGTGGAGCCCCAGGAAATGTAGACCAGAAAGAGGTTGACGACGATAAGCCAGAGGGATGGTTTCATGACACGCATTCCGGAAGAGCAGAGGCGCTCCACCAGCCGGGGTATACGGCAGTGGAGCCTGAATGCCGCTTAAAATACCATTTGCGGCGCACTGTCAAGCAGGGATCGCGGAGCGGCTCCAGGCCCCTGGTTTTACTCCGCCAGCTCCAGAATGGCCTCGGCCAGGGCGGCTCCAAATTGCCGGTAGCCGGCCTGGTTGAAGTGCACGCCGTCTTGGAGGGCGAGCCCCTGGCTCATCCAGCGCCTCATACTGCAGGAACCGCCCATGGCCTCCTGCCATGACCAGTACAGGGCCTGATTGGAGCGGGCCACACTTTTCTGCATGGCCTGCACCCTGTCCAGATGCAGCGGCCGCTCGCCGCAGGAGCCAGCGGTCGCATCCTGCAGGGCCTCGGGCGCGCCCACGATCAGAATGCCGGCTTCGGGCAGCGCCCAGCGAATCTTGCGGATGCTCTGGCGCCAGTGCCAGGCGAGCTGGGCAATATCCACGTTCTTCCTGCCAAAGGCCTCGTTGGTGCCGTACTCCAGAATCACCAGATCCGCAGCCGTCGCAGCCAGATCACGGGGCCAGCCGCTCCGCCACTTGCGGTTTTCATGCAGCTCCGCGCCGTTGATGCCCAGGGCGCTCAAGGTCAGGCCCGAAGGACTGGCTTCGAGTTCCAGCCCGATCGGGCCGATGCGCCAGCATGCCTCCGGATCGATGAAACTCAGGGGCAGGGCCACCCAGTGGGCTTCCAGCACCTGCCAGCCGCGCTGCGCGACCGCGCCGGACACGGGCAGGAGCAGTTGCCGGCCCTCGCCGTCCCGGAGCACGAGCCGGCCTGTCCCACAGTCACAGCGGGCGATGAGCTTCAGGCTCATGGGCCGCCTGTCGCCGTTTTTCGGCGTCAGGGTCAGTGTCCCGCTGCCCTGGGCGACCAGGCCGCCCAGGGGAAAGTCGCCGCTGCCCTCGCGGCTGCTTTTGGTGCTCCAGCGCTCGCCCCTGTAGGACATCAGGGCGACATACTGGCCGCGCGCGGCATTGGGCTGCATCCAGCCAAAGCCCGCATTGCCCAGTCTGCCCTGCAGCCGCTCCCTGAGGGCATCGCCGAAATAGGAGCACGCGGTATGGGAATCGCCCAGCAGCACGATGCGGAAAACGCCAGTGCCCCGCTGCCTGAGGTCGCGGAGTTTCGTGAGCCAGGGCGGTGCGGCCGGGCCGAAGTTGATCAGGCCGGACCCGTCCACCCGCCGGGAGAGCGGGGCCGGGGCGGACAGCAGGACCCTGCTCTCCTGCGCCGCTTCGTAGGCGCGGATGGCCGCCTCCGGCGAGGCCATGGCCCTGCCGCAGAGGACAAGGATCAGGGCCTGAACCACCAGGCCCGCCAGGGTGCACGATTGGCTGCGGATGCGGAACATGGTCTGCCTACAGGTGCTGATCTTGCGGTTCTTTCGGAAGGATGTGGATCTGCTGCTGGATGGCCTGCGCCAGAATGCGCTGGCCCCTGGGCGAAAAATGCACGCCGTCCCGGGCACGCACGGTCACGGCCCTGCCGCCAAGCGGCATGTCGTCGCTGTAGGCCCCGATGCTGGACAACAGATCCCTGGTGGGCAGAAACAGGGCGCGGCCCGCGGTTTCCGACCGCATGACTTCGTCCAGATAGCTCATCTGCTGGTCGAATTGCGGCTGGCGCATGTAGGGCAGGCCCAGCCAGATGACCCTGGCCTGATGCTGTTCCGCGGCGGTGAGAATGCGGCTGATCCGTTCCCGGTACACCTTTTCCCAGGCTGCAGAGCGAAAGCGCAGGAATTTGCCCCGGGGCTCCTCCGGATCCGGGAAATCCCAAGGGTCGTTGGGCCCCAGAAACATGATGACCAGCCTGATCTGCGGGTTGCCTTCAAGGCTCCTTTCCACTTCCAGCGGCCAGTCCCTGACCTTGTTGGGATAGGACAGACCGGTACTGCGATGGCTCTTGTTGCAGGAGGCGATGCCCTGGCGAAAAAGCCAGTGGGCGACGTGCGGGGCCACGCCTTCCATCAGGGAATCGCCGCCAAAGAAGACCGCCGCGCCGGAGTGCAGGATGCAGGGCGGCCGGGCCGGATCCTCAGGCCGGATCATGGGCTCCGCATCGCCGCTGTGGGGCCTTTCCGGCTCCAGCCGGGACAGGGCAGCCGGTGAGGACACAGGCCGGAGGCCGGGAGAAGCGGCCGGGGCCGGCGCAGCGGGCGGACTGTCCCCGGCTCCGGCCGCCGCCCCGGGCCGTACATCCGCCACCAGGTCCGGCCTTTCCGGCCCGGCTGCGACCGGTTCGTCTCCCCGTTTTCGGAAGGCCTCGTAACGCACGAACAGGTACCTGTAGAACCAAGCGATATCGTTGTCGGCCCAGCGTGCCGCCGCCCGGTCATGCAGCAGACTCCCGCTCCGCCACAGGGCAAAGCGTTCAAGCCAGGCCAGCGGGTATGCCCGGTAGTAGTGCTCCTGCCAGTAGGCGGAGAGCGAATCCTGCGCCAGCCAGAGGCCAAAAAGCGCGGTCAGGGCCAGCACGAGAGCGAGCCTGGCGCCTGTCCGCCGGCCCGCTGCCTGTTGCGGATCAGAAGGTGGCATAGATAAAGCCCGGCACCCCGGAAGGCGCGACAATCAGCAGGAAAAAGGCCAAAAGACCGAGCGGCAGGCACCAGAGCAGCATGGGCATCTCTTCCAGCAGGCAGACCAGCCCCCTGAACAGCATCTGCCACAGCGGCCAGCTGAGCAGGGCCAGCAGCAGCAACAGGGCCGCAATCACGGAGCCAAGCGGCGGCAGTACGGCGACATGGGCCAGCAGCGCGGCCAGAACCCCGACCACCTCGTCCAGAGTTTCGCTGCGAAACACGAGAAAGGCAAAGGCCACAAAGCTCAGGGTGCACAGGATGCCGAGCGCCCGGCCAGGCCAGGTCTCGGCCAATGCGTCGCGGCGGTCGAAAAAGGCGTCGCCCAGGTTCAGCGCCACGAGTCCCAGCCCGTGCAGCAGACCCCAGAGAAAAAAGCACCAGCCCGAACCGTGCCAGAGGCCGGAAAGGCA
This region includes:
- a CDS encoding EamA family transporter produces the protein MKPSLWLIVVNLFLVYISWGSTYIGLKFTLEVLGPFTTCGARMGLGGFLLCLMLMLTGRWRFPALADWRHAAGYGVPLVVMASGFLGKGQMSIDSTVAAVISGSTPITMLVAAWLFAGEKRPSLPQCFGLATGLLGLVLLATSHGAGSGIKSTPGGMLWVLLATFGWVAGSLFMRGRNLPTRLSPLESCALLLLMGGLESLALAFVCGEASMVHWENLRPSVLAAFSWMVIGGAILAYSSYFWLLKHTSIATAVSYEYVVPVIGLVLGWQIGGESVNSQMVLASCLTVGSVFFVMWHKRNG
- a CDS encoding GDSL-type esterase/lipase family protein; amino-acid sequence: MFRIRSQSCTLAGLVVQALILVLCGRAMASPEAAIRAYEAAQESRVLLSAPAPLSRRVDGSGLINFGPAAPPWLTKLRDLRQRGTGVFRIVLLGDSHTACSYFGDALRERLQGRLGNAGFGWMQPNAARGQYVALMSYRGERWSTKSSREGSGDFPLGGLVAQGSGTLTLTPKNGDRRPMSLKLIARCDCGTGRLVLRDGEGRQLLLPVSGAVAQRGWQVLEAHWVALPLSFIDPEACWRIGPIGLELEASPSGLTLSALGINGAELHENRKWRSGWPRDLAATAADLVILEYGTNEAFGRKNVDIAQLAWHWRQSIRKIRWALPEAGILIVGAPEALQDATAGSCGERPLHLDRVQAMQKSVARSNQALYWSWQEAMGGSCSMRRWMSQGLALQDGVHFNQAGYRQFGAALAEAILELAE
- a CDS encoding SGNH/GDSL hydrolase family protein, whose translation is MPPSDPQQAAGRRTGARLALVLALTALFGLWLAQDSLSAYWQEHYYRAYPLAWLERFALWRSGSLLHDRAAARWADNDIAWFYRYLFVRYEAFRKRGDEPVAAGPERPDLVADVRPGAAAGAGDSPPAAPAPAASPGLRPVSSPAALSRLEPERPHSGDAEPMIRPEDPARPPCILHSGAAVFFGGDSLMEGVAPHVAHWLFRQGIASCNKSHRSTGLSYPNKVRDWPLEVERSLEGNPQIRLVIMFLGPNDPWDFPDPEEPRGKFLRFRSAAWEKVYRERISRILTAAEQHQARVIWLGLPYMRQPQFDQQMSYLDEVMRSETAGRALFLPTRDLLSSIGAYSDDMPLGGRAVTVRARDGVHFSPRGQRILAQAIQQQIHILPKEPQDQHL